The Chitinophagales bacterium genome has a window encoding:
- a CDS encoding geranylgeranyl reductase family protein produces the protein MQNKGSLRQYDVIIAGAGPAGCAAALALKDSGLKVALLERDIFPRDKVCGDAVPARAINTLRKIDTVLADTFNSFEQKLLTRHTDVVYNNKSLKLHWQIPAYTCKRIDLDNYLFQLVQQYASTDVVQDCKVVSVGPGEQGYVITDKQGNTYHAKLVIGADGAQSVTSKQLTSTILDREHHIGAVRAYYKGIDKLDADKTEMYINKNFLPGYFWIFPVAGGMANVGFGMISSDIVAKKANLRAMFYDFIYGVPGLKERFKYAEPVGKLEGHSLPLGSRRVQMSGDNFMLCGDAASLIDPITGEGIGNAMASGRLAGLHAIRCFEHNDFSAAYMKTYDNAVWKELGDELLLRTRAQKLFRRMPALLDVVFLVAGWEPVRKLIQERF, from the coding sequence ATGCAGAATAAAGGATCTCTCAGACAATATGATGTAATAATAGCAGGTGCAGGACCTGCAGGATGTGCTGCTGCATTAGCACTGAAAGACAGTGGGTTGAAAGTAGCACTACTGGAGCGGGATATTTTTCCAAGGGATAAAGTGTGTGGAGATGCTGTGCCCGCGAGAGCCATCAATACGCTGCGTAAGATAGATACTGTATTGGCAGATACCTTTAATAGTTTTGAACAAAAGTTGCTGACCAGGCATACTGATGTTGTGTATAACAACAAATCCCTGAAACTACACTGGCAGATACCGGCTTATACCTGCAAACGTATTGATCTTGATAACTACCTGTTTCAGCTGGTACAGCAATATGCGAGTACTGATGTTGTACAGGATTGCAAAGTGGTAAGTGTTGGGCCCGGAGAACAAGGGTATGTAATAACAGACAAGCAAGGGAATACGTACCATGCAAAATTAGTGATAGGTGCTGACGGTGCTCAAAGTGTTACCTCGAAGCAACTTACCTCAACCATTTTAGACAGGGAACATCATATTGGTGCGGTAAGAGCTTACTACAAAGGAATAGATAAGCTGGATGCAGACAAGACAGAAATGTATATCAACAAGAATTTTTTGCCGGGTTATTTCTGGATATTTCCTGTAGCAGGAGGTATGGCTAATGTTGGTTTCGGGATGATCAGCAGTGATATCGTAGCGAAAAAGGCCAACCTGAGAGCCATGTTCTACGATTTCATTTACGGAGTGCCCGGGTTAAAGGAACGCTTTAAGTACGCTGAACCTGTAGGTAAGCTGGAAGGGCATAGCCTGCCATTGGGCTCAAGAAGAGTACAGATGTCGGGAGATAACTTTATGTTATGCGGTGATGCGGCATCGCTGATAGACCCGATAACCGGAGAAGGTATTGGTAATGCTATGGCAAGCGGCAGGTTGGCGGGGCTGCACGCTATTCGTTGTTTTGAACATAATGACTTTTCTGCTGCGTATATGAAAACATACGACAACGCAGTATGGAAAGAGCTGGGTGATGAATTGCTTCTGCGTACACGGGCACAAAAGTTATTCAGACGTATGCCCGCTTTGCTGGACGTTGTATTCTTGGTTGCGGGGTGGGAGCCTGTAAGGAAGTTAATACAGGAGCGTTTTTAA
- a CDS encoding amino acid permease: protein MSIFRRKTLEHINKEVASGMSDAHAAGMKRVLGVRDLTFMGVAAIVGAGIFSTIGKASFEGGPGIVLLFLFVSVACGFAAMCYAEFASMVPVSGSAYTYSYVAFGEIIAWIIGWDLLMEYAIGNIAVAISWSDYFTSLLEGFGLHVPHWMTMDYWTAKDMGTEAAKAAWMNAPELGAVKLIFDLPAFFITFIITWIIYVGIKESKRSTNAMVIFKLAVIGLVILAGMFYIQPDNWSPFMPNGLRGVMGGTAAVFFSYIGFDAISTTAEECKDPQRDLPKAMFNALIICTILYIAIALVLTGMVSYMDLNVGDPLAYVFQANHVDWLAGIVAISAIVATASVLMVFQLGQPRIWMSMSRDGLLPAAFSRIHPRYGTPSFSTILTGLVVGIPAMFLNLDVVVDLCSVGTLFAFVLVCAGIIRLQQQRKKLLAEGRADELPPSRYKVPYINAKYIVPVLFLLTVTLYAMNNPGGIGALFEAKGEGYNGIREQIPFIAFGIVFLIMSVLSYLHDYSLIPVVGFLCCSYLLCESGTSNWERFLIWLVIGLVVYFTYGRYKSKLNKAEQA from the coding sequence ATGTCAATATTTCGTCGCAAAACTCTTGAACATATTAATAAGGAAGTAGCCAGTGGCATGAGCGATGCACATGCCGCAGGTATGAAACGTGTTCTGGGTGTACGCGACCTTACGTTCATGGGGGTAGCGGCAATAGTTGGCGCAGGTATCTTTTCGACCATAGGCAAGGCTAGCTTTGAAGGCGGTCCCGGAATTGTTTTATTATTCCTATTCGTGTCTGTGGCTTGCGGATTTGCAGCCATGTGTTATGCTGAATTTGCCAGTATGGTACCTGTGTCGGGAAGCGCGTATACTTATTCATATGTTGCATTCGGAGAAATAATAGCCTGGATCATAGGGTGGGACCTGTTGATGGAATACGCGATAGGCAATATTGCAGTAGCTATTTCGTGGAGCGATTATTTTACATCGTTGCTGGAAGGTTTCGGGCTGCATGTACCTCACTGGATGACCATGGATTACTGGACCGCAAAAGACATGGGTACTGAGGCAGCTAAGGCTGCATGGATGAATGCCCCTGAATTAGGTGCCGTAAAACTGATCTTTGACCTACCTGCATTCTTTATCACATTTATCATTACATGGATCATATATGTGGGTATAAAGGAGAGCAAGCGTAGTACCAATGCAATGGTGATATTTAAGCTGGCAGTGATTGGGCTGGTGATACTGGCAGGTATGTTTTATATACAGCCTGATAACTGGAGCCCGTTTATGCCCAATGGACTGAGAGGGGTTATGGGCGGCACTGCTGCAGTGTTCTTCTCTTATATCGGCTTTGATGCTATTTCAACTACAGCAGAGGAGTGTAAAGATCCGCAACGAGATCTGCCCAAGGCTATGTTCAATGCTCTTATTATATGTACCATCTTATATATTGCTATAGCCCTGGTACTGACAGGTATGGTCAGCTATATGGACCTGAATGTGGGCGACCCGCTTGCATATGTATTCCAGGCCAATCATGTTGACTGGCTGGCTGGCATTGTCGCCATCAGTGCTATTGTGGCTACTGCCAGTGTATTGATGGTATTTCAACTGGGGCAGCCACGTATATGGATGAGTATGAGCCGCGACGGCCTCTTGCCTGCTGCTTTTTCACGTATTCACCCCAGGTACGGTACTCCTTCTTTTTCTACTATACTTACGGGGCTGGTAGTGGGTATTCCTGCTATGTTCCTGAATCTTGATGTTGTAGTAGACCTGTGCAGTGTTGGTACCTTATTTGCATTTGTACTGGTGTGTGCAGGTATTATACGGCTTCAGCAACAACGTAAGAAGCTTTTGGCAGAGGGCAGGGCAGACGAGCTACCTCCCAGCAGGTATAAAGTACCGTATATAAACGCAAAGTATATAGTGCCTGTTTTATTTCTTCTTACTGTAACATTGTATGCCATGAATAATCCGGGAGGTATCGGTGCATTGTTTGAAGCAAAAGGAGAGGGTTATAACGGTATCAGGGAACAGATTCCATTTATTGCATTCGGTATCGTGTTTCTTATTATGTCTGTATTGTCGTACCTGCACGACTACTCGTTGATACCGGTGGTTGGTTTTCTTTGTTGCAGCTATTTGCTCTGCGAATCCGGCACTTCAAATTGGGAACGTTTCCTTATATGGTTGGTGATAGGTCTTGTCGTATACTTTACTTACGGTAGATATAAAAGTAAACTGAATAAAGCAGAGCAGGCTTAA
- a CDS encoding YdcF family protein → MKYIVSILLLSFILYCSGCISVVGGPKRAFENAKEHNVVFDAIIVPGIPLQNGHWDSVMKARVIWAYVLYKNGMTKNIIFSGNAVYQPYYESKVMGLYAQALGIPKENIFYDTMARHSTENAYYSYLVAKKHHFKVLALASDPFQSALLRKFTKVRFGTQIYHMPFVMDSVKKYSNFNPEINPELARSKNFNASLTDEQSSFRRFFGTMGGDINWKQYEHRRVPPL, encoded by the coding sequence ATGAAATATATCGTTTCAATATTACTGCTTTCTTTTATCCTTTATTGTTCCGGTTGCATATCTGTAGTGGGAGGGCCCAAAAGGGCATTTGAAAATGCAAAGGAACATAACGTAGTTTTTGATGCGATCATTGTTCCCGGTATCCCATTGCAGAATGGCCATTGGGATTCAGTAATGAAGGCTCGTGTTATATGGGCATATGTGCTGTATAAGAACGGCATGACAAAGAACATTATCTTCTCAGGTAATGCCGTATACCAGCCGTATTATGAATCAAAAGTAATGGGACTATATGCACAGGCGCTGGGTATACCCAAAGAAAATATCTTTTATGACACGATGGCCAGACACAGCACTGAAAATGCTTACTACTCTTACCTGGTGGCTAAAAAACACCATTTCAAAGTATTGGCATTGGCATCTGACCCCTTTCAGTCTGCCCTGCTCCGTAAGTTCACAAAAGTGCGCTTCGGGACACAAATATATCATATGCCTTTTGTCATGGACTCTGTAAAAAAATATAGTAACTTCAATCCTGAGATCAATCCTGAACTGGCAAGAAGTAAAAACTTTAATGCTTCGCTCACTGATGAGCAATCAAGCTTCAGGCGTTTTTTCGGGACAATGGGTGGAGACATCAACTGGAAACAATACGAGCACAGAAGAGTTCCGCCTCTTTAA
- the mutS gene encoding DNA mismatch repair protein MutS, with translation MAKGKKSAETPLMKQHGEIKAKYPDAVLLFRVGDFYETFGEDALISSRVLGITLTKRANGSASHIELAGFPHHSVDTYLHKLVKAGYRVAICDQLEDPKTVKGIVKRGVTELVTPGVATNDKLLENKTNNFLAALYLGDDQCGIAFVDISTGEFYAAQGIAEYMDKLLQSFQPSEVLLSKSQQKRFREQFDTKVYTFLLDEWVFQEQYTYDLLTGHFQTTSLKGYGLDGSKAAAIAAGATLHYLKDTEHANLQHINTLQRIVADDFLWMDRFTIRNLELVHSTDEKGACLLQAIDSTCTSMGARMLKRWMIFPLFDIHRINNRLDLVSHLIKDQSLNISIVNLMKQIGDVERLVGKIPLKKANPREVLQLAKSLRFMAEILDLCNNDGYEQLANMTRLMQPLTELQERILNTIVDDAPAQTAKGGIIREEVHKGLDDLRKISRSGKTYLLEIQQKESERTGIPSLKISFNNVFGYYLEVTNTHKDKVPPEWVRKQTLANAERYITQELKEYEEKILGAEEKILAIELDLYQQLLAEIEPYISTIQTNAHIIAQMDCLLSFAYNAKQYKYHRPEITQEPVLNIKQARHPVIEQQLPPGEAYIANDLVLDKTEQQVIILTGPNMSGKSALLRQTAIITLMAHMGSFVPADSAKIGLTDKIFTRVGASDNLSGGESTFMVEMNETASIINNITERSLVLLDEIGRGTSTYDGISIAWSIVEHLHNTAAKPKTLFATHYHELNELEQRLERVRNYHITHKETGNKVIFLRKLAPGGSRHSFGIQVARMAGMPHSLLDRANEILSLLEEKHSSESSTSEKIKKVQPAAANYQLNIFNGLTDDLRDIQKVLSETDINTLTPVEALMKLNELKNIVKDYQ, from the coding sequence CTGTATTGTTGTTCCGTGTGGGCGATTTCTATGAGACCTTTGGCGAGGATGCGCTTATCTCATCCCGTGTATTAGGTATTACGTTGACCAAAAGGGCCAATGGCTCCGCCTCACATATTGAGCTGGCGGGTTTCCCTCACCACTCTGTTGACACCTACCTGCACAAATTGGTAAAGGCCGGCTACCGTGTAGCCATTTGCGATCAGTTGGAAGACCCCAAAACAGTAAAAGGTATTGTAAAAAGAGGTGTTACAGAACTGGTAACACCCGGCGTAGCTACCAATGACAAGTTATTAGAGAACAAGACCAACAACTTTCTGGCTGCCCTTTACCTGGGAGACGACCAATGTGGTATAGCCTTTGTAGACATCAGTACAGGCGAATTTTATGCTGCACAAGGCATCGCAGAATATATGGACAAGTTGCTGCAAAGCTTTCAGCCCTCTGAAGTACTGCTGTCCAAGTCGCAACAAAAGAGATTCCGCGAGCAGTTTGACACCAAGGTATACACCTTTTTGCTGGACGAATGGGTATTCCAGGAGCAATATACTTACGACCTGCTGACAGGGCACTTCCAGACAACTTCACTTAAAGGATATGGCCTTGACGGTTCTAAAGCGGCGGCTATTGCAGCAGGAGCAACACTGCACTACCTGAAAGATACTGAACATGCCAACCTGCAACATATAAACACCCTGCAGCGCATAGTTGCCGATGACTTCCTTTGGATGGACAGGTTTACCATCCGTAACCTGGAACTGGTTCACAGCACTGATGAAAAAGGAGCATGCCTGCTGCAGGCTATCGACAGTACCTGTACTTCAATGGGTGCCCGTATGTTGAAACGTTGGATGATATTCCCCCTGTTCGACATACACCGTATCAACAACAGGTTAGACCTGGTGAGTCATCTCATCAAAGACCAGTCCCTGAATATATCCATCGTCAACCTGATGAAACAGATAGGCGATGTAGAAAGACTGGTAGGCAAGATACCACTGAAGAAAGCCAATCCACGCGAGGTACTGCAACTGGCCAAAAGTCTTCGTTTCATGGCCGAGATACTGGATTTATGTAACAACGATGGTTACGAGCAGTTGGCGAACATGACCCGGCTGATGCAGCCCCTTACAGAGTTGCAGGAACGTATACTGAATACGATAGTTGATGACGCCCCGGCACAAACAGCAAAAGGCGGCATCATCAGGGAAGAGGTTCATAAAGGACTGGACGACCTGAGAAAGATATCACGCAGTGGCAAGACATACCTGCTGGAGATACAACAGAAAGAATCAGAACGCACAGGTATTCCTTCGCTCAAAATATCCTTCAACAATGTATTTGGCTACTACCTCGAAGTAACCAATACCCATAAAGACAAGGTACCTCCTGAATGGGTACGTAAACAAACCCTGGCCAACGCCGAGCGATATATAACACAGGAACTGAAAGAGTATGAGGAGAAGATACTGGGTGCAGAAGAAAAAATACTGGCTATAGAGCTGGATCTGTATCAGCAATTATTGGCAGAAATAGAGCCTTACATCTCAACTATACAGACCAATGCACATATCATAGCCCAGATGGATTGCCTGCTGAGCTTTGCTTACAATGCAAAACAATACAAATACCACAGGCCTGAAATAACGCAGGAACCTGTACTGAACATAAAGCAGGCACGCCACCCTGTAATTGAGCAACAACTCCCCCCGGGAGAAGCTTATATAGCCAACGACCTTGTGTTAGACAAAACTGAACAACAGGTCATTATCCTGACCGGGCCAAACATGAGTGGTAAATCAGCACTACTCAGGCAAACTGCTATCATAACCCTGATGGCACACATGGGCAGCTTTGTACCTGCCGATAGTGCAAAGATCGGGCTGACAGATAAAATATTTACACGAGTAGGAGCTTCAGACAACCTGAGTGGTGGCGAAAGTACCTTTATGGTGGAGATGAACGAGACAGCCAGTATCATCAATAACATAACGGAACGCAGCCTTGTATTGCTGGATGAAATAGGTCGTGGTACTAGTACTTATGACGGTATATCAATAGCATGGTCAATTGTTGAGCATCTGCACAATACAGCAGCAAAACCTAAAACATTGTTTGCCACCCACTACCACGAACTGAATGAGCTCGAACAACGATTAGAGAGGGTCAGGAACTACCATATCACCCACAAAGAAACCGGCAACAAAGTAATATTCCTGCGTAAGCTGGCACCGGGCGGCAGTCGCCATAGCTTTGGTATACAGGTAGCACGGATGGCAGGTATGCCCCACTCTCTGTTAGATCGCGCCAACGAGATACTCAGCCTACTGGAAGAAAAGCACAGCAGCGAAAGCTCTACGTCCGAAAAGATAAAGAAAGTGCAACCTGCAGCCGCCAACTACCAGTTGAATATCTTCAATGGCCTTACAGACGACCTGCGGGACATACAGAAAGTTTTGTCCGAAACAGATATTAACACGCTCACTCCTGTTGAGGCCCTGATGAAGCTGAACGAACTGAAAAATATTGTAAAAGACTATCAATAA